GGCGGCACCGGTTGGACGAAGATGTGATCGTCCTCGAACAGCGTTCGCCACACCTTGAGCGTGACGTCGAAGGTGCCGACGACGACCGGCAGAATGGGCGTCTGCGTGGCGATCGGGGCGAGGCCGACGCTCGTGAGGCCGTCGGCCATGCGGCGCGTGTTGGCCCAGAGGCGTGCGCGCCGCTCCGGCTCGTCGAGCATGACGTCGAGCGCGGCGAGCGTGCCGGCCACCGACGCGGGGGGCATCGCGGCGGTGAACATGAGGGCCCGGGCGTTGTGCCGGACGAAGTGGATCACCTCGTCGTCCCCGGCCAGCACGCCGCCGACCGAGGCGAGCGACTTGGAGAAGGTCGCCATGATGAGGTCGACCTCGTCGTCGAGGCCGAAGTGGCGCGCGGTGCCAGCGCCGTCCTCGCCGAGCACGCCGAGGGCGTGGGCGTCGTCGAGGAGGAGGGCGGCGCCGCGCTCCTGGCAGAGGGCGACGAGGCCGGGGACGTCGGCGATCACGCCGTCCATCGAGAACACGCCGTCGGTGACGACGAGCTTGCCCGCGCCCTCCGGGGCGCGCTCGAGCTGGCGCGCGAGGTGGTGCAGGTCGTTGTGCGCGTAGCGGACGGTGTGCCCCATCGAGAGCCGCGCGCCGTCGACGATGCAGGCGTGGTCGAGCTTGTCGAGGTAGGCGATGTCGTCGCGCCCAACGAGCGCGGCGATCGCGCCGAGGCTCGCCTGGTAGCCGGTCGTGAAGACGAGCGCGGACTCCTTGCGGTAGAAGGCGGCGAGGCGGGCTTCGAGCGTCTCGTGCAGGTCGAGCGTGCCGTTGAGCAGGCGACTCCCGGTGGCACCGCTGCCGTAGCGCTGGGCCGCCGTGGCCGCGGCTTCGAGCACGCGGGGGTGGTGCGTGAGGCCGAGGTAGTTGTTGGAGCCGAGCATGACCTTCCAGCGCCCGTCGATGCGCGCCTCGCTCGGCGTGGTCTCCTCGATCGCGCGGAAGTAGGCGTAGACGCCGCGGGCGATGAGGTCGCGGGCGCGCGTGTCGGCGGCGGCCTTGGCGAAGAGGGGGTTGCGGGCGCGCGGCGCGGGCGCAGCGGCCGCCCCGTCGGGATGCGTGCCGTTCGCCCGCGTGCCGTGGGTCGGCGCGGTGTAGGTGTGGGCAACGACGCCGTGTGCGAGGGCGCCGTTGGCGGCCGCGCCGGCGTGGGTGCCGTTCGCGTGCGTGCCATTGGCGTGCCTGCCATTCGCATGCGCGCCGTTGCTGGGCGCGCCGCTGCCGTGGGCGCCGATGGCCATGGACGGCCGGTTCATCAGAATGGTGTCCGCGGGGGATCTCAAGGCGCCTCGGCGCACGATGCTGGCGGAAGAAGGTAACCGCCCCGTGACGGCGACTCTACGATCCTCGTCTTAATTCCTTTCATTTTGGGCGGATTGGGCTCATGCATGAATCATCTTACTGCCGGGCTCGGCGTCCGGAGCCGTCTACATTGTGGCCGTGCGACGCCCTCCGCCCGTCTCAGGGGCCGCTGGCCTGACCGATCCCGCGGTCCGGCCCGCGCTCGTCCTGCTCACCGCCTGGCTGCTGGTCACGGCGGTCCCCCTCGCCGAGAGTGGCGCCGGGCCGGCGGGCTACGGCGCGCTCGTGTGGCACCTCGTACTCGTCGGGGCGTCGGTCGCGATGCTGGCCCTCACGGCGGGCGCGCGCGCCGGCGCGACGCCGCGCCGCTCGCGCGCCGCGGCGCCGGCACTGGAGTGGAGCGTCGCGTGGCTGCCGCTCGTCGCGGTGCCGGCCTTGTACGCGGAGTTGCCGATCGTCGCGGCGGGGCTGGCGGGCGCGGGGTCCGGCGTCGCCGCGATGCACGACGCCGTCGCGATCCGCTGGGAGCTGGCGCTCTTCGGCCCACTGCTCGGCGCGAGTCCCGCGGTCGCGCTCGCGCGCCACGCGTCGTGGACGCCGCTCAGCGAGTTGCTCCACCTCGCCTACCTCGCGTACTACGTGATCATCTACGTGCCGCCCGCGCTCCTCTGGTGGGAAGCGCGCCGGCGGCGCGGGGGCGTGGTCAGCGGGGCGGCCGACCCGCGGGCGGCGTTCTACGCGAGCGCGTTCACGGTGCTGCTCGCGTTCGTGCTCTGCTACGCCGTGTTCGTCGTGTTCCCCGTGCAGGGCCCGTGGTACACCTGGCACACGGGCGGGCCCGGCGGCCTGCCGCTCGCGGGGCCGGTGCGCGCGTTCGTGCAAGGGCTGCTGGTCGCCGGCTCGTCGCGCGGGACGGCGTTCCCGTCGTCGCACGTGGCGGTGAGCGTCGCGCAAACGGTGGTGCTCGCGCGCGTGGCGCCGCGGCTCGCGCGGGCCGCGGGGCCGGCGACGGCGCTGCTCGCGTTAGGCGCGGTGTACGGCGGCTACCACTACGGGGTCGACGCGCTCGCGGGCGCGGCGCTCGGCGCGGCGGTCGGGTGGGCGGGGCCGCGGCTGCTGGCGTACGTCGCGGGGGGCCAGGGGCGGGAACGACAGGGGCGCGAGCGACGCGCGACGGAGGAGTTTCGCCCCGCGGCGGGACGGGCGGCGCTGGAGCGGAGTGCGCAGTAGTCGAACTGTCGGAAGGCGGGCCGGTCGGATCGTTCGCGGTGGTGCCGCTGACGGTTGTGCTGCACCCGGGTCGGGGCCGTCCCGCCGGCCCATGAACGGCCGGGGTCGGTAACGCAGCTGGGGTGGTGCAGGGGATGGTACGGCTGGGGATGGTGGGGCCGGGGTCTGGGCGAGGGCAGCGCGCCAGTCCCGGCGGGACTGACGACTGGAGACGCGGGCCCCGGCGGACCGAGGCCGTCCCCCGCCCCGGGTGGACCGACCCCGGGTTCATCATCGCCTGCAGCATCCCCGCTGCCCCACCGACCCCGGCCGTTCACGGACCCGCGCAACGGGCCACCCCGGGTGCAGCACGACCGTCAGCGGCACCACCGCGAACCGTACGACCGGCCCGCATCCCCTCACACCAAACCTTGTGCCTTGTACCAGGCGTACGTCCGCCGCGTCCCTTCTGCCAGCCCGACTGTGGGGACCCACCCCAGTTCCAGCCGCGCCCGCGCCGCGGAGCAGCACCAGAAGCGTGGCCGCCCGAGGCGCAGCTTCTCGCGCGTGACGAGGACCTCGCGTCGGGTGAGGGCGGCCCAGGCGTCGCCGGCG
The Gemmatimonadetes bacterium T265 genome window above contains:
- the glyA1 gene encoding 2-amino-3-ketobutyrate CoA ligase, whose amino-acid sequence is MRSPADTILMNRPSMAIGAHGSGAPSNGAHANGRHANGTHANGTHAGAAANGALAHGVVAHTYTAPTHGTRANGTHPDGAAAAPAPRARNPLFAKAAADTRARDLIARGVYAYFRAIEETTPSEARIDGRWKVMLGSNNYLGLTHHPRVLEAAATAAQRYGSGATGSRLLNGTLDLHETLEARLAAFYRKESALVFTTGYQASLGAIAALVGRDDIAYLDKLDHACIVDGARLSMGHTVRYAHNDLHHLARQLERAPEGAGKLVVTDGVFSMDGVIADVPGLVALCQERGAALLLDDAHALGVLGEDGAGTARHFGLDDEVDLIMATFSKSLASVGGVLAGDDEVIHFVRHNARALMFTAAMPPASVAGTLAALDVMLDEPERRARLWANTRRMADGLTSVGLAPIATQTPILPVVVGTFDVTLKVWRTLFEDDHIFVQPVPPPAVPPNGCRLRLSMTAEHTDEQIDRVVDALERAVRRHAPEALERHAAA